One Pleurocapsa sp. PCC 7327 DNA segment encodes these proteins:
- the tnpA gene encoding IS200/IS605 family transposase, with amino-acid sequence MVSLSPDNQISEFVKVLKASSSRLIRKEFKSHVDKYYWKPVFWSSSYLVNSSGGVSLDVLKKSIKQQDSPRS; translated from the coding sequence TTGGTCAGTCTGTCTCCAGACAACCAGATTTCTGAGTTTGTAAAAGTTCTCAAAGCGTCATCAAGCAGACTAATTCGCAAGGAGTTCAAGTCTCATGTTGACAAATACTACTGGAAACCTGTTTTTTGGTCTAGCTCATACTTGGTCAATTCCAGTGGCGGAGTATCGCTTGATGTTTTGAAAAAATCTATCAAGCAACAAGATTCTCCGCGTAGCTAA
- a CDS encoding IS1 family transposase (programmed frameshift) has product MQCPECGSTALGKNGKQRGKQNYLCKACRRQFIETYDPPAGYGDEFKRDCLKLDVNGMGFRAIERVKGVHHTTVITWVKQIGELLADAYEPEVTPEVGELDELETFVGTQKNKIWLWTAVDHFKAGILGWVLGAHSAETFRPLWAIVAAWKCYFYVTDGWKVYPGFIPDGDHIISKTYMTRVEGENTRLRHYLARLHRKTLCYSKSVAMLKHSLKLLLHYLKFGEVLVPQ; this is encoded by the exons ATGCAATGTCCTGAATGTGGCTCTACTGCGCTCGGTAAGAACGGTAAGCAAAGAGGTAAACAAAATTACCTTTGTAAAGCTTGTCGGCGGCAGTTCATTGAAACCTATGATCCCCCTGCAGGCTATGGTGATGAGTTTAAGCGGGACTGTCTCAAACTGGATGTCAACGGCATGGGATTTCGAGCCATTGAACGAGTCAAAGGCGTTCACCATACAACGGTGATTACTTGGGTCAAGCAAATTGGGGAATTGTTAGCCGATGCTTACGAACCAGAAGTCACGCCGGAAGTGGGGGAATTGGATGAGTTGGAGACCTTTGTGGGCAC ACAAAAAAACAAGATTTGGCTGTGGACTGCCGTTGACCACTTCAAAGCGGGGATTTTAGGGTGGGTTTTAGGGGCTCATAGCGCGGAAACGTTCCGTCCCTTGTGGGCCATCGTGGCCGCTTGGAAGTGCTATTTCTATGTCACCGATGGTTGGAAGGTCTATCCTGGTTTCATTCCCGATGGCGACCACATTATCAGCAAGACTTACATGACGCGGGTGGAAGGCGAAAATACCCGATTACGTCACTACCTGGCTCGATTGCACCGCAAGACGTTGTGCTACTCGAAGTCCGTAGCAATGCTAAAGCACTCGCTCAAATTGTTACTGCACTACCTGAAATTTGGAGAGGTGCTTGTCCCTCAGTGA
- a CDS encoding RNA-guided endonuclease TnpB family protein: MRVTRRTTFRLYPTKSQESKLHYWRRLHKDLFKACLYHRKTEYQRFGNSISYYDQQNILPDFKECWPEYKELGAQALQATVKGVDYAFQRFFRGLSGYPKFKSARHDRGRTYPGISGWKAHTSGDNGYLELSNLGQIQMRGKARTWGTPTTCTIIWKPGKWYASITVNCEPKRETSTGAIGLDFGTHHAIACSDGTIIAPPKFLAKTQQKIKQLSKRLRRKRAPNFKKKIKASKRWRKARKQISRLQSKVTNQRQDWQHQVATQIGKSNSLVATEKLNIKGMTRKANKGSQRKHQKTGLNSSLLDVGIGNLTSLIRSKLSECSGVFVEVPLKIAPSQTCPRCGYKKKKELAERVHHCENCNFTAARDVAASMVMLNYALGLGTSLSNADAEPLSKTPQHCGGFRKVQQVKRQKPRR, translated from the coding sequence ATGAGAGTAACACGTAGAACCACCTTTCGCTTATATCCAACTAAATCTCAGGAGTCGAAATTGCATTATTGGCGACGACTTCATAAAGATTTGTTCAAGGCCTGTCTTTACCACAGAAAGACAGAATATCAGCGTTTTGGGAATTCTATTAGCTACTATGACCAGCAAAATATTCTGCCAGATTTCAAAGAATGTTGGCCTGAATATAAAGAATTAGGTGCGCAAGCTTTACAGGCAACGGTAAAGGGTGTTGACTATGCCTTTCAACGTTTTTTCCGTGGATTGAGTGGATACCCAAAATTCAAGTCTGCACGACATGATCGTGGTCGGACTTATCCAGGAATAAGTGGATGGAAAGCGCATACATCAGGCGATAACGGCTACCTGGAATTGTCTAATTTAGGACAAATTCAGATGAGAGGTAAAGCTAGAACTTGGGGGACACCAACAACTTGTACAATCATCTGGAAACCAGGTAAATGGTATGCTTCAATCACTGTAAACTGCGAACCAAAACGAGAAACTAGCACTGGTGCTATAGGTTTAGATTTTGGTACTCACCACGCTATTGCTTGTTCAGATGGAACAATAATTGCTCCTCCGAAATTTTTAGCCAAAACTCAACAAAAAATAAAGCAATTATCTAAGAGATTGCGTCGCAAGCGTGCGCCTAATTTCAAAAAGAAGATTAAAGCATCTAAACGTTGGAGAAAAGCCAGGAAACAAATTAGTAGACTTCAAAGTAAAGTGACCAATCAAAGACAAGATTGGCAACATCAAGTAGCTACACAGATAGGAAAGAGTAATTCACTGGTAGCTACTGAGAAGTTGAACATCAAAGGGATGACTCGTAAAGCAAACAAGGGCAGCCAAAGAAAACATCAAAAAACAGGACTCAATAGCTCGCTGTTAGATGTTGGGATTGGCAATCTAACTTCACTAATCAGATCTAAGCTCAGTGAATGTAGTGGGGTATTTGTTGAAGTACCTCTCAAAATTGCACCATCCCAAACTTGCCCTCGGTGTGGTTACAAAAAGAAAAAAGAGTTAGCCGAGCGTGTGCATCATTGTGAAAACTGCAACTTCACTGCGGCTCGTGATGTGGCAGCATCAATGGTAATGCTCAATTACGCTTTGGGGTTAGGAACTAGCCTCTCAAACGCTGATGCTGAACCTCTTTCTAAGACCCCACAGCATTGTGGAGGGTTTAGGAAAGTTCAGCAGGTGAAGCGTCAGAAACCTCGGAGGTAG
- a CDS encoding WD40 repeat domain-containing protein, with amino-acid sequence MRTLTEEHSCFVYSVAISPDGQTLASNGNYDDSITIWRLSTGKLLRCLTDGVGVSTVAISPDGKTLVSGSCNGTIKIWRLSTGELLRTLTGHSDGVSTVAISPDGKTLVSGSYDDTIKIWQVTGKPREEPQCKQKEEETKNTSTNSSTYSDSYSSYSAYSPGSRVIW; translated from the coding sequence CTGCGCACTCTGACTGAGGAGCATTCATGCTTTGTTTATTCAGTTGCTATCAGCCCGGATGGCCAGACCTTAGCCAGCAATGGCAACTATGATGATTCAATTACAATTTGGCGTTTAAGTACGGGGAAATTGCTGCGTTGTCTCACTGATGGCGTTGGCGTTAGTACTGTCGCTATCAGCCCGGATGGAAAAACTTTGGTCAGTGGCAGTTGTAACGGTACAATTAAGATTTGGCGTTTAAGTACGGGGGAACTACTCCGCACTCTTACGGGACATTCAGATGGTGTTAGTACTGTAGCTATCAGCCCGGATGGAAAAACTTTGGTTAGTGGCAGTTATGATGATACAATCAAGATTTGGCAGGTGACGGGAAAGCCAAGGGAAGAGCCTCAGTGCAAACAGAAGGAAGAGGAAACTAAAAATACCTCTACTAACAGTAGTACCTACAGTGATAGTTACAGTAGTTACAGTGCTTATAGTCCTGGTTCAAGGGTAATATGGTAG